GCGTTACCGCTACCGCCGCCATTGCTGCCCTTTGACTCCTGGGAAGCAGAGCCCGGATCGTTGCCCTGGTCTGTCTCGCAGCCCTCATCTGTGCTGGAGCTGCCTTGGGCCAGAACTTTCTTCTCCGAGCGGCTGCGGAAACGGAAGAAAACGACATTAGTCAAGAAACTATCGCTGTGACTGCAAGACTCACCTGTCGCCATTCGATTTCGCATCATTCGTTTCCTGGCCGGAGTCACCGCCGCTGCCATTGGTGCTGCCCACGTGCACACGACGCTTAGTCCTTTGCTGGAGAGGAAATGGAATTTGTCAGCTGGAAGCAATTATTAACTCACACGTATCACTCACCTCCACGGGCAGTGGGCTTTCCTGGAGAGTCTGGAAAAGCTTGCTGGCCTCGGCGGACATCTTGTAGCGAAAGCTTTGGCCCAAATTGGCCTTAGAATCGAAGCTGCTCGAGCTGGACATAGTCTTTATTGTCTTGCCGTTAATCTCACCAGGGCAGGGAGCCGATCCCGATTCCGGTCCCGCTGTACTGGATGTGGGTGTGGTAGAGGCGGGCGGAGGAACGCCTCCTACGCTTGATTCCGCCTTTGGCGGATCATCTTTACCCTCAGCCACTGCTGTGGACTGCCGAAAGTATAAGGATAGAAATAACTTGGGATAGAATCAGCCGAAAACTCACCTGCTGCAGCAGCGCACGACAGTCTTCGGTGCTCTGTTTGATGATGAACTCGCTGATGGTCTGATGAAGCTGCTTGGACGCTAGAGGCACACCCACTGCTCCAACGGGTCCTCCTCCAGCCTCCATCATCTCCCTGCACCGCAGGTTGGCCAGCGAGGGGTTGTTGTCGATGCTGAGCGAAATGGCCACCGGTCGATGGCTTCGCGGCGAGCTGGAGCTTAGACTGTGTCGTCCTACCCTCGAGGATGTGGATGAGCAGTTAGAGGGAGCGGGCGACGCGGCTGTCGGCAGCGGGGTGTACCGCATGGGCAGCGGAATGCCGCTGGCATCCACCTCGACGCCTCCTCCATTCAGATACCCAGTCAGGTGGGAGTGGCCCGTCAGaggcagtggcagttgcagtGGGCCATACTTGGCGTAGTATCCGGGACCGGGATCTGGAACTGTGGGTGTCGCGCCGGCGTGGGCGTTACGCTCACTCATGAGTACCGTCTGATGGCGGCTAAGTCTTTTGTGGCACTGATCCTTGGCCAGGATCGAGCTGGTGGATATTGTCTTGGACTGCTGCTGCGATTGTTGCTGCGTCGGTTGGTGGTCATTTCTGGAGCTGTAGATCATCCGACTGGCGGAGGTCGACGAGGCAAGGGCGCTGGCGCCTAAGCCGTTGCTCTGCTCCTTCTTGTGGCTAACTCGATCCTGCAGGAGCAGATATATGGCCGCGACATGGTCGTAAGTGTTCTTCTTAAGACTGGCTCGCGTCTTGTCCGACCCAATGCCGACATACTCGGCCATGATGCGAAGAATGTCCTCGCTGGGTTCCACGGACGTCTGCCGCTCGGCGCCCAGATTGTACTTGGCTATCAGGACGTGCTCCAGCAGCTCGGGGCACATCCAGCGATGGCGTTTGATTTGGTCGATGGTGTACCGCCTTGTGGGCTCCAGTACCAGCATCCGGCGAATGAGGTGCTCGCACTCGGAGCTCATAAAAAACGGAATGCGAAAGCGACCGGAAAGCACCCGATCCCGGAGGCTCTGCAGCGTGGATCCGTCGAAGGGCAGGGCCCCACATACCAGCACATAAAGCACGACGCCCAGTGACTGCAggaaattatacatttttggATAAATTGACACGTATACTTCGCACCACTTACCCAAATATCAATCTCTGGACCCGTATATTGCTTTCCCTCGAAAACCTCGGGAGCTGCGTACGGCGGTGATCCGCACCAGGTGGCCAGTAATTCTCCCGGCTTGAAGTGATTGGAGAACCCGAAATCCGCTATTTTGATGTTCATGTTCAAATCCAGGAGCAGGTTCTCCGCCTTGAGATCCCGATGCACTATGCCCTTCTTGTGACAGTACTCCACCGCCGATATGATCTGCCAGAACTTAAAGCGCGCCGCCGACTCGGACATCCGCCCGTACTTGGCAATGTAATCTGGATAAAATATAAAGGTAAGTCCATCTCATTGAAACCCTTATCAACTTAAGAGAATGCGAGAGATTTAAAGCTAGTGTTGTTCGTCCAAAGGTCAACAAGTCTGTGCGCAATGTGGGTTCAAAAGTCTGCTAACTAAATCGAGTACTGTACTCTACAGTCCGagtttaaaaaattttttttaaaatgaagcCTCAACCCACCGAAGATCTCTCCTTGGCTGGCATACTCCGACACTATGTAGATCATATTCTTGGTCTCCATAACCTGTGGGATTGGTAGAACGGGATTAGGAATACGATTCTTGGCAGGATCTGCCACAGCAAATTCTGCTGACCTGGTAGAGCTTAATGATGTGAGGGTGCTTCAGGCGCTTCATGATCTCCACTTCGCGGTAGACTTTCTGTAGGTTTGTCTGGTCCAGCTGCGACTTGTCAATGATCTTGATAGCCACCTCGTTCTTGGTGATTCGATGCCGGGCCAGCTTGACCACTGCAAAATTTCCCTTGCCAATGGTGCGCTCGATGTCGTAGAAGCCCACGCGCATGGGCTCCTTGAGTTTGAGCAGGTCCTTGCCACTGATACCGCCCGCGCCCACCGCAGAGGATGTGGGACTGGGACCGGGCGTGGAGCCACCCCCGCTGGCAAAGAGCTTCTGGGCGAGCAGTGCATCCTTGCAAGCCACTATTGCGTCTATCGAGGGCGAAGCAGCACCGGCATCCAGGAGCACTGAGCTCCGGAGGGCATCCAGTGGGGGGTGTGAACACGCTCCTTCTGCTCCTTTTGCTTCGGTTTTCCCGTTTTGGGGCAAATTCTCCGGCGGCTTATCCAGCTGCTTCTCGTTCCTCTCATGCTGcggctgcttcttcttctgatCCTCCGGCGGCTGGCTCTCCTCGGACTTGGCCTGGCTCCCATTCTCGCCAGCGGCCGCCGCCTCGCACGTGCTCATTTTCCAACTGCGCCACCCTGGGCGGGAAATCTCACACGGAGAGCGCGAGGCGGAGGGAGTGGGAGATCGCGATCGACAGCGAGATGGTGATGCACATGCTCACACACACCTCCTGTCTCATGACAGCGCTTCTGCGGGAATAGAAAAAGTAGAGTGGTATATTTTGGGTAGAATTACAATACAATAATGAACTGAAACTTTTTGAATGGATGTGCGACTAATGTTGTGTGTTCcccatgtacatatatgtgcataGAAAATATGTAAGTGCAATAAAGAACGGGATGACTCCGGAGAAGGGGTGGGCAGTCGTCGCTTGATAAGAGATTACCTCGGCTTTccgagtgtgtatgtgtatggcTTTCGGACGCGGACTCCACAAGCCACCAAAGCTGCactctccctctctttctcaGGCAGTGTTGCCACAGTTCAATTGCAATGGTAAACTGGATTCacgtttaaatttaatctaTCACGATAATAATAGTGTTATTTCACTCGCATATCGCATATGCGCACCAGGtacagacaaatattttaaaaaccattAGCTGAGGTCCTCAAAGACATGCAGATCCATTTGTTAGTGCCCACCAAAAGGAAGACATTCAACGAAAATGGCTGACGCTGCACTTCCGCTTTCAAAATGGCTTTTTTTCCAGCCACAAAATGGCCGAGGTGCCAGCACTGACTGTGTGTGCGGCTGAAAGTGTGTGGGTGCCAGCGTgcgagtgtatgtgtgtgggtgagtgttGGTGAAAAATCAATAAGCAGAGCAACCGCATCGCATCGTGGAAATGCTCCGCGGTGCCAGTGGCCACTGTTGTTTCCTTCAGGATGCAGTGCAACCGATTCAGAACCACTGCCAGGAGATTTCCCCTTAAAGCTGCTCTCCCCAAAAATACCGTTATTGGTGAAAGCGTTAAAAGCACAAGCCTCGCCGGTTGACAAAGAAGTTTCGAGCAGGAGCGGTGGCAAAAACTGAGAATAGGCTACAGGCTGGGCCAGCTTAATCCGAATCCGGTTACTGGCTATGAGAGGATAAACGCTGGCGAGGATCCGCTTTACATCGCGTCCGCGGAGCGCCACACATGCGGCTCGGAACAGCACAGCAcggcacacacagacacagtcGCTGCGACACACACGGCAGATGGCTAGGAAACGTGGCTGCCTCCAATCCCGAGCTGCGTCCAACTGGCGTCCGTATTTGACGCAAGCTCGGCGCTGTCTGCCCCATTCCACCCACTCGCCCCTCAATTTCCGACCCTCACCAGCACACACATGAGGGTTGCCAAGTGAGCGCCAAGTGCCGAGCATCGAGCATGCGCCAACTTTTTCGCGAGGGTGGGAAGTTTGATGGAATTCATTTGAATTTCGCGCCCTTTGATCGTAAAACAGTATGCAATATAACCCGTTTCACCGATTCAGCTTTCAGATAGACAGTGACCGGTACAACTAACAGAAAGAGTTTGaactattttcaaatttttttcagATATACTCAGATATACTTTTGCTACTGATTTGTATTGGGATGTTGCtcttttatataaaatatccACCACATTCTAGGTAAAAATGAAGTCCACATGTATTCCGGATATGaccacacatatatatttcttatattCATATTCGCTGAAGGTcttacattaaatattttgtacagTGGAACGGCTGCCGACGGCTTTCGGTCGGtcctctctctctgtctctgaAACGTGTCATCTCGCTCGCTTCCAAGCGTGAGCCCAAACCGACGGGATCTGGGATCCGGTATCCGTCTTGCTGGCGCCATTCCCTAACGAAGTCAGTTAGTATATACACGGACCGATGCAACTTATGTACATGGAACAGATTTCACAAAAACAAGCTAAAAGCATTCATAGATTAAGGGTTTCTTCCACCCTAGAAATGCAAGCGTATGCCAAGAGTTTCACCTCGAGTGCTGATGGCTGTACGTTTGCATTTGCTAGGGATTGGTCTTGTTTGGATTATAGTGTTGCTTTCTGGGGCTAAATCTGGCCGGGATCTTGCTGaagcggctgctgctgctctccTTCCTCCTCTCCCTCCTCACCGTAGCAGCGCCGCTTAAAATCGCCAAAGAGATCTGCACGCGGCTGCAGACCTTGTTGAAGATGATCCATGCTCACCGTCTGCGTAGTGTTCCTGGAAGAGCAACAACTTAGTTATAGACTTTGAATAAGTATCCCTTTATCCTTACCCGGTTTTGGTGAGCACTGTACATCCGTGCTCTACCACCATGGTAAGTGAATAGAGCGTGGCCAGATTACTCATGCTATCGGTCTCATAAAGCTCTATATCCGGCAAACGGATCTGTGTCTGTTGCGAATCCTGCAAAAATCGGGCGATGCGCTCATTGACGCTCATCTTGATGCTGAATCCTGGACGCTCGCCATTGATGCGGCGACACCCTGCTCGTATCTCACGTACTTCCTGTCCCTGGGCGTGTCCAGGAGGCGACGAGGAAAGAAACGGATTAGAGGTTTCGCCGGACATCTCACTCTCGATTTGGCGGGAAGCCGGCATGGTGCCATCTGCATTTGTTTCCATCTCTGAGCAGGCATTCTGAATCTCGATAGGCTCGGAGACGCCGGCTGGTTGGAAGCGGGAAAGATCCTGAAGAGATTCTGGAAGTTGGACTGGAGACTTCGAAGGCGGTTCCATACCCACCGCTCCCGCTTCGGTGCCAGACATAAGAGTGTCATCTTCTCCAATTGTGTCATCCGAGCGAATTTGAGGCAGTAGTGATTTTTTTGTAAGCTTCCTTTTTGGATCGTATCTGGCTCCGGGTCCGAATTCGTTTCCCGGCCAGTCGGTGAGTTCATCGTCGCCCTCGCGATCGGTGTCGTGCCGTCGATGACCACCTACTTCCGCCTCGCTATCGGTGGACGAGCTCAGGGAACTAGAGCTTAAGAAGTCATAAAGTTCGCTACAATCCATTGACTGAGCTTGGAGCTGCAGCTGAGGCTGTGGAAACGTTTGGAAGCGGCGGCGACGTTCCGTTTTGGATGAGCTACTGCTGCTGTGTCCCGGCGCCTGCCCCTGCGCCTTTTTGCGCAGCAGCGGAGCAGCTGGTGGCGTACTCAATAACAAGGCATCAATATCGGTCACAGGCACAATGGTGTCCATGCTGATGGAGTTAAAATTGGCGGTCGTAAAATCAGCACTTGGCAAAGGTAGCTTCTGGACCGCGTCCTTTTGATCGGGCAGCTCCTCCATCTCCAGGCTCACTCCTTCGGGTCCTTCAGAACGATGACATTTCAAGTCCTTGTCCTTTGTCTCAGTCTTTTGGGTGTGCTTAGTCTGCTGTCCCTGGGCAGCCATTCGGTTGATCTTCGACAGCAGTCCCTTGTTCAGTGGAAGCAGGCGGTCACTGAGTGGCTTCGATGTGGAGGAGTAGCTGCGGGGGCGCATCctctgctgctggtgctgtgGTTGCTCTACGTGCTGGTCATCTACTTGTGAGTGTGGCAAGGCGTACAGCTTAACCGAATCCTGCTCATGGTAGCGATCACGGTTTGAGCGCTTGCGTTTGCCGCAGAAGAACAAATGCGAGCGATGTCCAGTGGCGTCAATTTTCAACAATCGCTTGCGTATGGTTCCAGTAGCAGAACCGCTGCTACTTAGCAGGCTGGGCTGCAGTGGCGATTCGGTGAAGGTGTGTGATGTATCCTTGCTGAACTCGAACTCCATGGACATCCGTTTGATCTTGCGTTTCCTTCGCGAGTTGGGCTTGTAGAATCTGTGGGTGTGTCAACGATAAGGTTGGGGACCACCATGAGGAGCATTAACCATTTTACCTGGCTGGACTGAAGGTGGTCTCGTTAAGCGAGTCGGACTCCAGGGCACCCATGCGTATAGGCAAGGTCAGTGGCAGACGCAGAGGCAGCATCGCCTCCGCCTTTTCGTCAGAGTCGCTGGCTGGCAACTTAAGGTTGTGTGTGTCCAGTCCGTCCACGTTGGCACTTgtgtggtggtgatggtggtggtggccatGATGCCCGTGATGGTGCCCCTGGTTTAGCGCATCCGTGGGACTGCTCGAGGAGTCCTCCGTGGGCTGAGGGGCGCAGGCTAAGCAGAGGGGGGTTACCGCGAGCAGGAGTCGGCGTGCGATGGCTACTTACGCAGATTGCCCGTGGAACGTGTCCTGCGGCGGGAGCCCCACCTACCGACGCCGCCACTAGCCCTGTCCATCAGCGTCAGGTCCAGAGCCAACGTCAGATCGTGCGAGAATTGATCCATGGCCGCCCGCTATCCGCTGTCCTCCTGTCCGCTC
The DNA window shown above is from Drosophila melanogaster chromosome X and carries:
- the Sik2 gene encoding Salt-inducible kinase 2, which translates into the protein MSTCEAAAAGENGSQAKSEESQPPEDQKKKQPQHERNEKQLDKPPENLPQNGKTEAKGAEGACSHPPLDALRSSVLLDAGAASPSIDAIVACKDALLAQKLFASGGGSTPGPSPTSSAVGAGGISGKDLLKLKEPMRVGFYDIERTIGKGNFAVVKLARHRITKNEVAIKIIDKSQLDQTNLQKVYREVEIMKRLKHPHIIKLYQVMETKNMIYIVSEYASQGEIFDYIAKYGRMSESAARFKFWQIISAVEYCHKKGIVHRDLKAENLLLDLNMNIKIADFGFSNHFKPGELLATWCGSPPYAAPEVFEGKQYTGPEIDIWSLGVVLYVLVCGALPFDGSTLQSLRDRVLSGRFRIPFFMSSECEHLIRRMLVLEPTRRYTIDQIKRHRWMCPELLEHVLIAKYNLGAERQTSVEPSEDILRIMAEYVGIGSDKTRASLKKNTYDHVAAIYLLLQDRVSHKKEQSNGLGASALASSTSASRMIYSSRNDHQPTQQQSQQQSKTISTSSILAKDQCHKRLSRHQTVLMSERNAHAGATPTVPDPGPGYYAKYGPLQLPLPLTGHSHLTGYLNGGGVEVDASGIPLPMRYTPLPTAASPAPSNCSSTSSRVGRHSLSSSSPRSHRPVAISLSIDNNPSLANLRCREMMEAGGGPVGAVGVPLASKQLHQTISEFIIKQSTEDCRALLQQSTAVAEGKDDPPKAESSVGGVPPPASTTPTSSTAGPESGSAPCPGEINGKTIKTMSSSSSFDSKANLGQSFRYKMSAEASKLFQTLQESPLPVEQRTKRRVHVGSTNGSGGDSGQETNDAKSNGDSRSEKKVLAQGSSSTDEGCETDQGNDPGSASQESKGSNGGGSGNANGGPTSHSSSDLTRLVGTTTSGQSHKMRSYASSSSSSGVLAGSAGSYSKSLSQNLSRGSSKSNCSGPYDSLDFALPSGKGSLPSCMGSSSMLATPTPASASPAGISSEHSSERSLYGSHNSCIHMPGALPLGLGLPQSSASTPTPNPTPPPNGGGVTFLDKRSPIHFREGRRASDGLVAQGLLSSGSLLGTSRVYGSYRYEQAKRHGWLEIQQLQQLQQEAAVGHSHPHAHQHPHQHPHPHPQAYGLEELCQFPNGQFYALPGKHHPLLTLPHHHAHPAQHHHGHHSLFHSGHQATPLLLEAAAGGDMYGHGCYAPPPPPPGLYTHHQLGVGMAVPMSPMQKPPLQQQLLQHRLLQQKRQLFQKQYALEAQLAGRHHHHQQHSHHHHHHFGHSLGPPPPPAPAPEHHLADELYELALLDRPRSGTPRLQHSMTMPGAHAFSQMNLKTSYISQSDQVPGAAPNGAGSGGSAAGVSCSAPPSTAPGTPTVKCKPTTPHGHSLDSDYHTSTPVLSLFTPNWQSLVKPLSESPILEISEHLESV
- the CG4281 gene encoding uncharacterized protein, which produces MDQFSHDLTLALDLTLMDRASGGVGRWGSRRRTRSTGNLPCAPQPTEDSSSSPTDALNQGHHHGHHGHHHHHHHTSANVDGLDTHNLKLPASDSDEKAEAMLPLRLPLTLPIRMGALESDSLNETTFSPARFYKPNSRRKRKIKRMSMEFEFSKDTSHTFTESPLQPSLLSSSGSATGTIRKRLLKIDATGHRSHLFFCGKRKRSNRDRYHEQDSVKLYALPHSQVDDQHVEQPQHQQQRMRPRSYSSTSKPLSDRLLPLNKGLLSKINRMAAQGQQTKHTQKTETKDKDLKCHRSEGPEGVSLEMEELPDQKDAVQKLPLPSADFTTANFNSISMDTIVPVTDIDALLLSTPPAAPLLRKKAQGQAPGHSSSSSSKTERRRRFQTFPQPQLQLQAQSMDCSELYDFLSSSSLSSSTDSEAEVGGHRRHDTDREGDDELTDWPGNEFGPGARYDPKRKLTKKSLLPQIRSDDTIGEDDTLMSGTEAGAVGMEPPSKSPVQLPESLQDLSRFQPAGVSEPIEIQNACSEMETNADGTMPASRQIESEMSGETSNPFLSSSPPGHAQGQEVREIRAGCRRINGERPGFSIKMSVNERIARFLQDSQQTQIRLPDIELYETDSMSNLATLYSLTMVVEHGCTVLTKTGNTTQTVSMDHLQQGLQPRADLFGDFKRRCYGEEGEEEGEQQQPLQQDPGQI